In one window of Deltaproteobacteria bacterium HGW-Deltaproteobacteria-6 DNA:
- a CDS encoding 3-hydroxybutyryl-CoA dehydrogenase: MELKDIKKVLILGAGTMGQQIGFVCAMHGYNVTLYDISDDVLKTSLKRMEKLGASFFVPTGRMKAEQLQEVMGRITTTSDPQAAAKDADIISESVPENPKIKAKVFAEFDKLCPERTIFTTNTSLLMPSTFAGATGRPEKLVALHFHDARMTNVVDVMPHPGTNPAVTQLVHDFAVSIGQIAIMLHRESNGYVYNAMIANLLTTAMTLATTDVAGIEDIDRAWMGVTRMPIGPFGIMDQMGLQTVWTVTDYLAHQAQGIQADQIRANADFVKQYVDRGELGAKTKKGFYSYPMPAYTQPGFLAGKTKK, from the coding sequence ATGGAATTGAAAGACATTAAGAAGGTACTTATTCTGGGCGCGGGCACCATGGGCCAGCAGATTGGCTTTGTGTGCGCGATGCACGGCTACAACGTTACACTTTATGACATTTCGGACGACGTTCTTAAGACTTCCCTGAAACGCATGGAAAAGCTCGGAGCGTCATTTTTCGTACCCACCGGCAGAATGAAGGCAGAACAGCTCCAAGAGGTCATGGGCCGCATCACAACAACATCCGACCCGCAAGCTGCGGCAAAAGACGCTGACATCATCAGCGAATCCGTACCCGAAAACCCGAAAATTAAAGCAAAGGTTTTTGCCGAGTTCGACAAACTTTGTCCGGAACGGACTATCTTTACCACCAATACATCGCTTCTGATGCCTTCGACATTCGCCGGGGCCACAGGGCGGCCGGAAAAACTCGTAGCGCTTCATTTCCATGACGCGAGGATGACCAATGTGGTGGATGTCATGCCCCATCCGGGAACGAACCCGGCGGTCACTCAGCTGGTTCACGATTTTGCCGTGAGCATCGGCCAGATCGCCATCATGCTGCACCGGGAAAGCAACGGATATGTCTACAACGCCATGATCGCGAACCTCCTGACCACAGCGATGACTCTGGCAACGACGGATGTCGCCGGCATCGAGGACATCGACCGGGCATGGATGGGTGTTACGCGCATGCCGATCGGGCCTTTCGGCATCATGGACCAGATGGGTCTGCAGACCGTCTGGACCGTCACCGATTATCTGGCGCACCAGGCTCAGGGAATCCAGGCTGATCAGATCAGGGCGAACGCGGACTTCGTGAAACAATATGTGGACAGAGGCGAACTGGGTGCCAAGACGAAAAAGGGATTTTATTCCTACCCGATGCCTGCATATACCCAACCCGGATTTCTTGCGGGTAAGACTAAAAAATAA